The following are from one region of the Syngnathus acus chromosome 19, fSynAcu1.2, whole genome shotgun sequence genome:
- the atpaf2 gene encoding ATP synthase mitochondrial F1 complex assembly factor 2, translating to MFRSLARLHHQFGKALSQCKTRTKPQNFECSLKYSSSAATERKRFYQDVSISQGEGGLFEINLDRRKLKTPGGKLFTVPNEALAIAVATEWDAQRDTLKFYTMHMTTLCNTALDNPTQRDKDQMISAALKFLETDTVCYRVEEPYGLVDLQKNEWDPVLQWIENRYNVIIGSSSNIMGPDIPQATKETFCQHLKSYNFWSLTGLEYVITQLKSVVLSLGMIDRHLSVEQAVLLSRLEEEYQIQCWGNVEWAHDYDMYELRARTAAGALFVHLSSESSTVKRKLLQD from the exons ATGTTTAGAAGCCTTGCAAGACTCCACCATCAGTTCGGAAAAGCACTGTCGCAGTGTAAAACACGCACGAAGCCTCAAAACTTCGAATGCTCGTTAAAATACTCCTCATCGGCCGCGACAG AGAGAAAACGATTTTATCAGGACGTCAGTATATCTCAAGGTGAAG GAGGTTTATTTGAGATAAACCTAGACCGAAGGAAGCTGAAAACTCCTGGAGGAAAGCTGTTCACGGTGCCAAATGAAGCCCTCGCCATCGCCGTGGCAACTGAATGGGATGCTCAAAGGGATACGCTCAAGTTTTACACCATGCACATG ACAACACTTTGCAACACTGCTTTGGACAATCCCACACAACGCGACAAGGACCAAATGATCAGTGCGGCATTGAAGTTTCTGGAGACAGACACTGTTTG TTACAGAGTTGAAGAGCCCTACGGTTTGGTTGATCTACAGAAGAATGAATGGGACCCTGTATTGCAATGGATTGAGAACAG ATATAACGTAATTATCGGGTCCTCGTCCAATATTATGGGCCCAGACATCCCTCAGGCTACCAAAGAGACATTCTGCCAACATCTCAAATCATACAACTTCTGGTCTCTCACAG GACTTGAGTACGTCATCACCCAGCTGAAGTCTGTCGTGTTATCACTTGGGATGATTGACAGACATTTGAGTGTGGAGCAGGCTGTGCTGCTCTCTAGGCTGGAGGAAGAATACCAG ATTCAGTGCTGGGGAAACGTGGAGTGGGCTCACGACTATGACATGTACGAGCTAAGGGCTCGCACTGCTGCCGGCGCTCTGTTTGTTCACCTCTCGTCTGAGAGTTCGACTGTCAAACGCAAACTTTTGCAGGATTGA
- the LOC119137864 gene encoding glucose-induced degradation protein 4 homolog produces MPVPAGFISDSQCAAFASSASLIPPPPINTRQPGVVTSLLYSGSKFRGHQKSKGNSYDVEVVLQHVTMEDSYLCGYLKIKGLTEEYPTLTTFFAGEIISRKRPFLTRKWDADEDVDRKHWGKFQAFYQYAKTFNSDDFDYEDLKNSDYIFMRWKEQFLVPDHTIKDISGASFAGFYYICFQKSTATIEGYYYHRSSEWYQSLNLTHVPEHSAAIYEFR; encoded by the exons ATGCCTGTACCCGCTGGATTCATCAGCGACTCCCAGTGCGCGGCCTTCGCATCCTCGGCTTCGCTTATTCCACCGCCCCCGATCAACACCCGGCAGCCCGGTGTTGTCACCTCGCTGTTGTATAGCGGCTCCAAATTTAGGGGACACCAAAAGAGTAAAGGGAACTCGTACGACGTGGAAGTTGTTTTACAG CACGTCACGATGGAGGACTCCTACCTATGTGGTTACCTGAAAATAAAAGGACTAACGGAG GAATACCCGACTCTAACCACGTTCTTCGCTGGAGAGATTATCAGCAGAAAACGACCATTTCTCACCCGGAAGTGGGATGCAGATGAGGATGTGGATCGTAAACATTGG GGCAAGTTTCAGGCTTTCTACCAGTATGCAAAGACGTTCAACTCAGATGATTTTGACTACGAGGATCTTAAAAATTCCGACTATATTTTTATGAGGTGGAAG GAGCAGTTCCTGGTTCCGGATCACACAATCAAAGACATTAGTGGCGCTTCCTTTGCTGGATTTTACTACATTTGCTTCCAGAAATCCACAGCAACGATCGAGGGCTACTACTACCACCGAAGCTCTGAATG GTACCAGTCTCTAAACCTCACCCACGTCCCCGAGCACAGTGCCGCCATCTATGAGTTCCGGTGA